Below is a window of Aeromonas veronii DNA.
TGTCATCGATAAGGTGAGCGGCTTGGTGCTGCTGGGACTGGCACTCAAGGTGGTTATCTAATCCTGCATTTTGCGGATACCTTAAGCGGGATCAAGGCACGCGGGTGGTGAATGGGCTAGAGTAGCGCCCATTTGCTGTCTGCCCTGATCCCGAGACCATGCACCAGAACAAGCACCCGTTAAGCCACAACAACCGGTTGGAGCTGCTGGCTCCGGCCAAGAACCTCGCCTACGGCATCGAAGCCATCAACCATGGCGCCGATGCCGTTTACATCGGCGGCCCTGCCTTTGGCGCCCGCAGCGCGGCGGGCAACACCATCGAAGATATCGAAGCGCTGGCGCGCCACGCCCATCGCTTCGGTGCCCAGGTCTTTGTAGCCTTCAACACCTTGCTGCACGATCATGAGCTGGAACAGGCCCGGCGCCTGACCCACCAAATATATGAAGCGGGAGCAGATGCGCTCATCGTCCAAGATATGGGGCTGCTGGCGCTCGATCTGCCACCCATCGCCCTTCATGCCAGTACCCAGACTGACAACCGCACCCCGGAGAAGGTGAAGTTTCTGCAGGATGTGGGCTTCTCTCAGGTGGTGCTGGCGCGCGAACTGTCGCTGGCGCAGATCCGCGAGATCAGTGCGGCGACCAATGTGCAGCTGGAGTTTTTTATCCACGGTGCGCTCTGCGTCTCCTACAGCGGCCAGTGCAACATCAGCCATGCCCGTACCGGCCGCAGTGCCAACCGCGGTGAGTGTGCCCAGCTCTGCCGTCTGCCTTGCTCGCTGCAAAAGCCGGATGGCGAAGTGCTGGTGGCCGACAGCCACCTGTTGTCCCTCAAGGATATGGATCAGACCGACAACCTGGAGGCGTTGATCGAGGCGGGGATCCGCTCCTTCAAGATTGAAGGGCGTCTCAAGGGGCTCGACTACGTCAAAAACGTCACCGCCTGGTATCGGCAGAAGCTGGACGCCATTCTGGATAGCCGCTCCGATCTGGTGGCTGCCTCTGCGGGTCGTTGCAGCTACGGCTTCACGCCTGACCCCAAGAAGAGCTTCAACCGTGGCAGCACCGACTACTTCCTCCATGGCCGCCAGCAGGGGATCGACTCCACCAAGAGCCCAAAATATGTGGGCGAGCCGCTGGGGCGTGTTACCAAGGTGACCCGTGACGGCATCGAGATTGATGGCAAACAGGTCACCCTCAACAACGGCGACGGTCTGGGCTTCTTCAAGCCGAATAACGAGCTGGTGGGGATGCGCCTCAACAAAGTCGAAGGTAAGCAGTTACTCCTGTCAGAACGCATGCCGGGGCTGAAGGTGGGGACAGAAATCTACCGCAACCACGATCAGGCGTTCAGCAAGATGCTGGAGAAGGCGAGCGCGGATCGCCGTATCCGGGTCGATATGGTGCTGGCAGAGTGCGATGAGGGCGTGAGCCTCACGCTCACCGACGAGCAGGGTATCAGCGCCGCGGTGACGCTGTCTTGCGACAAACAGCCTGCCGACAATCCGGAGCGGGCGCTGCAACAGGCGCGTGACCAGCTCGGCAAACTCGGCAATACCCTGTTTGTGGCGCGCAAGATTGAGTTGGCATTCACTCACCCGCTATTTATCGCCGCATCACAGCTCAACGGCTTGCGCCGGGATGGTATCGCCGCGCTGGAGGCCGCACGCGTGGCCAGCTACCAGCGCCCCGAGCGACGCATTGCCCTGCGGGATATCAACTATCCCCAGCACCGTCTCTCCTACCTTGGCAATGTGCTGAACAGCGCGGCCGAGCAGTTCTTCCGCGAACACGGGGTGGAGCAGATTGCTCCCGCCTATGAGGCGAACAAGGAGGAGCGGGAAGTGGTGCTGATGATCACCAAACACTGCATCCGCTATAGCCAGAACCTCTGCCCGAACGAGGTGCCAGGTCTCAAGGCCGAGCCGCTGGAACTCAAGATGGGTAAAGACACCTTCCGCCTGCGCTTTGACTGCAACCGCTGCGAAATGCATGTGATGGGCAGCCTGAAACGCTGATCCATGAGCCCCTTTCTCCATCCGGAAAGGGGCAATTTTTATCGCAGGTTCTCTGCCTACCCTCCTTTAATTGTCCCTCTCCAGCGCCAGCAGCGTTTTTTTAATCTCCAATCCCCCCGCATAGCCGGTCAGGTTGCCGTTTTGGCCGATCACCCGATGGCAGGGGACGATGATCGAGAGCGGATTGCGGCCATTCGCCGCGCCCACTGCCCGCACCGCATCGGGTTTGCCGATGGTGCGAGCGATATCGCTGTAGCTGCGGGTTTCGCCGTAGGGGATTTCGCACAGCGCTTGCCACACCGCCTGCTGAAAGTCGGTGCCACGGGCGGCAAGGGGCAGGGAGAAGCGCTGCAAGCGACCGGCAAAATAGGCGTCAAATTCGGCGAGGAAGGGGGCCAGAGTCTCGTGATCTTGCTGCCAGCCACTCATATCGGGCAGTGCCCGCAGGCCCGCCACAAAGTCCACGTGCACCAGACCGGATTCATTGATGGCGACCAGCAGATCGCCGCAGCGGGTCGGCAGGATATCGTAGCGGATCATGGGGTTATCTCCTGTTGTTGGCTATCCTGCTGGTTTTCGTTGCCAGTGGCACGGAGTAGCAAATCGGGCGCTTCACTCATGGCATGCCACAGCCAGCTGGCCGCATAGCTGCGCCACGGCTGCCATGCTGCGCTTTGCGCCAACACCTCTTTTACCGGCAGTTTGCTGCCGCCGCCGAGTGCCTTTTGCAGCACCAGATCGGAAGCGGGGAAAGTATCGGTATCCATCCCGCAGCGCAGCCGCCAGTAAGAGACCGTCCAGGGGCCTATGCCCGGTAGTGCCAGCAACTGCTCATCACTGGCTGTCGTGAGGGTCAGCTCACCGCTGGCCAGTGCCTGCGCCACTCCCCGCAGGGTACGAATACGGCTGCCGGGCATGCCGATGCCGTCGAGATCGAGTTCGCACAACAGGGCGGGGGTCGGTAGTTGCGCCACCCCGAATTGCGCCTCGGTGCGGGCTACCAGTCTCCCCAGTATGGTGATGGCCCCCTTGACCGAGACCTGCTGGCCGACGATGGCGCGCAGCATCACCTCGTACTCATCCCAGCCCCCCGGCAGCCGTACGCCCGGCCAGCGCGTCTGCAAACGCGCGAGCAGCGGATCCTGACCGAGCAGATCTCCAATCCGCTGCATATCGGCATCGAGATCCCACATCCTGCGCACCCGATAGAGCAGATCGGGCAGCGCCGCGAGCGGCAGATCATGGACGGTGAGCTGCAGGCTATGCCCCTTGCCCTGCGCGATACGCACCAACGCGACCTGATCGCCGACCCGGTAGCGCCGCTCATACACCTCGCCATCTACCCGCTCCAGCCCAGGGATCGCCCGCAGCCGGTAGAACGCCAGCATGGCCGCCACGTCATACGGGGGGCGGTAGGGCAGTTGCAGCGTCAGGGTTGCGCCGCGTGGCTGCGCGCTCATTTGTTCTGGCGCGTCAGCGTGCTGCTCCTGCTGGCGCAGGGTGCGCGGGGCCAGTCCGTAGGCGTTCAGCCAGGCGTCGTTGAAGCGGCGGATGCTGGCAAAACCGGCGGCAAACGCGATGTCGGTAATGGACAGCCCGGTTTCGGTCAGCAGTCGTTTCGCGAGCAACAGGCGGCGCGTCTGCTCCACCTGTTTTGGCGAGGCGCCGAGGTGCTGCTCGAATTGGCGGCGCAGGGTACGTTCGCTGATCCCGGCCTCAGCGGCCAGTTTGGCGAGCGTGCCGTCAGCCAGCTCGCCACGATCGATGCGCGCCAGCAGACGTGCCAGTTCAACCGGCAGATCGCCACGGGCGGCGGGGGCCAGCTCAGGGCGGCAGCGCAGGCAGGGCCGCAGCCCATACTGCTCGGCAGCTGCGGCGCTTTGGAAGTAGCGTACATTGTGCTCGTGCGGTGGCCGTGCCGGGCAGACCGGCCGGCAGTAGATGCCGGTCGAGAGTACGCCGGTAAAAAAACGGCCATCAAAGCGAGCGTCGCGGGCGAGCCGTGCGGCGTGGCACTGCTCGGCGCTGAGCGGGAGGCCTGATTCAGCCTCTGTAGCTGGCGGCATCGTCATGGCGTGATCTGTTGGCATCGGTGGCTCCTTGCGCCGAAAACGGGGCGGGCGCTGCGGCCCGGATGAGTGAGAGACTAAGCAGGATCGAGAGGGATGACTAGCCAGAAACGGACAGTCATTGAAATAAAGCCGAAGCCGTGTGCGTGACCCGGGGGCATGAAAAACAGATCGGTTTGGCAAGGCAAGTGTGCGAATCTGGGGTGACAACCCCCAAGGAGGAGATTGCCATGCCAGGACCCGCTCGTGCCGGTGCCCTGATCTATGCCAAGGATCCGGGCCTGCTGACCCTGTTTTACCGTACGCTGCTGCAGATGGTGGTCTGCAGTCAGGATGAGCAGCTGGTGGTGCTGGAAAACAGTGATATCCAGCTGTTGATCCACGCCATTCCAGAGCCCTATGCTGGGCAAGTCGTTATCAAGAGGCCGCCGGCGCTGCGGGAAGAGGGGGCTATCAAGCTGTTCTTCACCGTTTCCAGTCTCGCCTGGGCAGAAGCGAAAGCGGCGGATCTCGGTGGCGGCCTGCTGCCACAGCAGTGGACAGGACCCGGCTTTGTGGTGCGCAACGCCTTCGACCCTGAGGGCAATATCCTGCAACTGCGCGAGTTGCTGGGTTCCCCTGATCCCCTCTGAATCAATCTGTTAGCCACATTATGGTGAGGGCGTGCTGTGGCATAAACCGCCATAAAAATGAACCACCATAAAAACGGGGCCCTGTAGTGGTCAACTATAAAGGGCCCCGTTCTGCAGTTAGTTTGCTGCACGCATCACTTCAGATAACGCTGTTCCAGATGCTGGCGCAGCCAGTGCGGATTGAGCGCTTCACCGGTGGCGCGGCGCACCAGCTCGTCGGTGCTGTGCTGGCTCCCCTGTGACCAGATGTTGCGACCGAGCCAGTCGAAGATCTCCGGCAGACGGCCCGCTGCGATCACCTCACCCATGCTGCCCAGCTCTTTCTCGAGTGCAAAACGCAGCTGGGCGGCATACATGGCGCCCAGGGTGTAGCTCGGGAAGTAGCCGAACGAGCCGCCGGTCCAGTGAATATCCTGCATGCAGCCATTGCGGTCGTTGCCCCGGGTGGAGAGCCCCAGCCACTGCTGCATCTTGGCATCCCACAGCTCGGGGATGTCGGCCACCTCGATCTTCCCCTCCACCAGATCGCGCTCCAGCTCGTAGCGCAGAATGACGTGGGCCGGATAGGTCACCTCGTCCGCATCGACCCGGATAAAGCCCGGCTCGACCCGGCTGTAGAGCTTGGCCAGATTGTCCGGCGCAAACGCCGCCTGCTCGCCGAAGTGGTGACGAATGCGTGGTGCCAGCAGCGCGAGGAAGGCCGGATGATGGCCCAGCTGCATCTCGCAAAACAGGCTCTGGCTCTCGTGGATCGCCATGGAGCGGGCCTCGGCCACCGGCTGACCCAGCAGATGGCGCGGCAGCCCCTGCTCGTAACGGGCGTGACCGGTTTCGTGCACTATGCCCATCAGGCTGGAGACAAACTCCTGCTCGTTATAGCGGGTAGTGATCCGCACGTCGGTCGGCACGCCGCCACAGAAGGGGTGGCTGCTCACATCGAGACGGCCGTGGGCAAAGTCAAAGCCGAGCAGTCCCATCACCTCCTGACCGAGCGCCTGCTGGGTGGGGATGGGGAAGGGGCCTTGCGGCAGCAGCAGGGCATCGCCCTTTTGTTGTTCACTCACGGTCTGGATAAGAGCCGGCAGCCAGCTGGCCAGATCGCCGAAGATCTGATCGAGCCGTGCGCTGGTCATGCCCGGCTCATAGAGGGCCAGCATGGCGTCGTAGGGGCGCACGTCAAGCGCATCGGCCCGCAGTTGCGCCACGTCACGGGAGAGTTTCACCACCTCCTCGAGATTGGGGGCAAAACCGGCCCAGTCGTTTTGCTTGCGCTGGCTGCGCCAGGCGTGCTCGCACTTGCTGCCAGCGAGCGATAGCGCTTCGACCAGCTCACCGGGCAGCAGGCTGGCATCTTGCCACTGGCGCTTGATCTCGCCGAGGTTGGCCCGTTGCACTTCATCGAGCGGCTCACTCTCGGCCTTGGCAATCCAGTCGCCCAGCTCGGG
It encodes the following:
- a CDS encoding U32 family peptidase gives rise to the protein MHQNKHPLSHNNRLELLAPAKNLAYGIEAINHGADAVYIGGPAFGARSAAGNTIEDIEALARHAHRFGAQVFVAFNTLLHDHELEQARRLTHQIYEAGADALIVQDMGLLALDLPPIALHASTQTDNRTPEKVKFLQDVGFSQVVLARELSLAQIREISAATNVQLEFFIHGALCVSYSGQCNISHARTGRSANRGECAQLCRLPCSLQKPDGEVLVADSHLLSLKDMDQTDNLEALIEAGIRSFKIEGRLKGLDYVKNVTAWYRQKLDAILDSRSDLVAASAGRCSYGFTPDPKKSFNRGSTDYFLHGRQQGIDSTKSPKYVGEPLGRVTKVTRDGIEIDGKQVTLNNGDGLGFFKPNNELVGMRLNKVEGKQLLLSERMPGLKVGTEIYRNHDQAFSKMLEKASADRRIRVDMVLAECDEGVSLTLTDEQGISAAVTLSCDKQPADNPERALQQARDQLGKLGNTLFVARKIELAFTHPLFIAASQLNGLRRDGIAALEAARVASYQRPERRIALRDINYPQHRLSYLGNVLNSAAEQFFREHGVEQIAPAYEANKEEREVVLMITKHCIRYSQNLCPNEVPGLKAEPLELKMGKDTFRLRFDCNRCEMHVMGSLKR
- a CDS encoding methylated-DNA--[protein]-cysteine S-methyltransferase, with protein sequence MIRYDILPTRCGDLLVAINESGLVHVDFVAGLRALPDMSGWQQDHETLAPFLAEFDAYFAGRLQRFSLPLAARGTDFQQAVWQALCEIPYGETRSYSDIARTIGKPDAVRAVGAANGRNPLSIIVPCHRVIGQNGNLTGYAGGLEIKKTLLALERDN
- a CDS encoding helix-turn-helix domain-containing protein, encoding MPTDHAMTMPPATEAESGLPLSAEQCHAARLARDARFDGRFFTGVLSTGIYCRPVCPARPPHEHNVRYFQSAAAAEQYGLRPCLRCRPELAPAARGDLPVELARLLARIDRGELADGTLAKLAAEAGISERTLRRQFEQHLGASPKQVEQTRRLLLAKRLLTETGLSITDIAFAAGFASIRRFNDAWLNAYGLAPRTLRQQEQHADAPEQMSAQPRGATLTLQLPYRPPYDVAAMLAFYRLRAIPGLERVDGEVYERRYRVGDQVALVRIAQGKGHSLQLTVHDLPLAALPDLLYRVRRMWDLDADMQRIGDLLGQDPLLARLQTRWPGVRLPGGWDEYEVMLRAIVGQQVSVKGAITILGRLVARTEAQFGVAQLPTPALLCELDLDGIGMPGSRIRTLRGVAQALASGELTLTTASDEQLLALPGIGPWTVSYWRLRCGMDTDTFPASDLVLQKALGGGSKLPVKEVLAQSAAWQPWRSYAASWLWHAMSEAPDLLLRATGNENQQDSQQQEITP
- a CDS encoding glyoxalase/bleomycin resistance/dioxygenase family protein, whose amino-acid sequence is MPGPARAGALIYAKDPGLLTLFYRTLLQMVVCSQDEQLVVLENSDIQLLIHAIPEPYAGQVVIKRPPALREEGAIKLFFTVSSLAWAEAKAADLGGGLLPQQWTGPGFVVRNAFDPEGNILQLRELLGSPDPL
- a CDS encoding carboxypeptidase M32 — translated: MSYQKLEQHQQQIHRFSHLAAICGWDQAAMMPEGGNDARAEAMAELGLLIHQKRTAPELGDWIAKAESEPLDEVQRANLGEIKRQWQDASLLPGELVEALSLAGSKCEHAWRSQRKQNDWAGFAPNLEEVVKLSRDVAQLRADALDVRPYDAMLALYEPGMTSARLDQIFGDLASWLPALIQTVSEQQKGDALLLPQGPFPIPTQQALGQEVMGLLGFDFAHGRLDVSSHPFCGGVPTDVRITTRYNEQEFVSSLMGIVHETGHARYEQGLPRHLLGQPVAEARSMAIHESQSLFCEMQLGHHPAFLALLAPRIRHHFGEQAAFAPDNLAKLYSRVEPGFIRVDADEVTYPAHVILRYELERDLVEGKIEVADIPELWDAKMQQWLGLSTRGNDRNGCMQDIHWTGGSFGYFPSYTLGAMYAAQLRFALEKELGSMGEVIAAGRLPEIFDWLGRNIWSQGSQHSTDELVRRATGEALNPHWLRQHLEQRYLK